The following coding sequences are from one Caballeronia sp. SBC1 window:
- a CDS encoding transporter substrate-binding domain-containing protein: protein MKTLSSLLAAAVIAAVTVTTPAFAKDASVLRLGIDPTYPPMDVKMPDGTVTGFDVDLANEICRRIAMHCQWVEMEFSGMIPALQARKIDAIISSMAITEKRMQQIAFSTKLFQFKSRLIAKTGVPLTVSAEGLRGKRIGVQSGTQFETYAQKNWQSGGVEVVAYQSQEGVFEDLMAGRLDAALLGSVEADNGFLKTPRGKGFGFVGGPLEMGDHGTGIGLRKDDVALKASIDSAIAGMRADGTYQKIARKYFDFDVYGN, encoded by the coding sequence ATGAAAACTCTCTCTTCGTTGCTCGCCGCCGCCGTGATCGCGGCCGTGACCGTCACCACGCCGGCCTTCGCGAAAGACGCGAGCGTATTGCGCCTGGGCATTGATCCGACGTATCCGCCGATGGACGTAAAAATGCCCGACGGCACCGTGACCGGTTTCGACGTCGATCTGGCCAACGAGATCTGCCGCCGCATCGCGATGCATTGCCAATGGGTCGAGATGGAGTTCTCCGGCATGATCCCGGCGCTGCAGGCCCGCAAGATCGACGCGATCATCTCGTCGATGGCAATCACCGAAAAGCGCATGCAGCAGATCGCGTTTTCAACCAAGTTGTTCCAGTTCAAGTCACGTTTGATCGCGAAGACCGGCGTTCCCTTGACGGTGAGCGCGGAGGGTCTGCGCGGCAAGCGCATTGGCGTACAGAGCGGCACGCAGTTCGAAACCTATGCACAGAAGAACTGGCAGTCGGGCGGTGTGGAGGTGGTTGCGTATCAGAGCCAGGAGGGCGTCTTTGAAGACCTGATGGCTGGCCGGTTGGACGCGGCGCTGCTGGGGTCGGTGGAAGCGGATAACGGGTTCCTGAAGACACCAAGAGGCAAGGGTTTCGGTTTCGTCGGCGGACCGCTTGAGATGGGTGACCATGGCACAGGCATCGGCCTGCGCAAGGACGACGTTGCGCTCAAGGCGAGCATCGATAGCGCGATCGCCGGCATGCGTGCCGACGGCACGTACCAGAAGATCGCCCGCAAGTACTTCGACTTCGACGTCTACGGCAACTAA
- a CDS encoding LysR substrate-binding domain-containing protein: MTQLRVFVAVAEAGSLRAAARSLGIAQSGVTQQLRKLETSAGGPLFERGHRGARLTSIGERLRIRADVILGECVRTENEMRQLRGELTGQVSLGAAAEAMMRLFPALLASFRERCPRIDVHLTSATSRVLTAWVRDGSLDFALALVSNEADIHDLEATTLFGSPVTVIARRGHPLGRARSLRALQDCEWVSTRPRHAGDVANRLSTLFEDAGLEPPRIAATTEAVFDTLHCVANSDYLSLEPVRLAAHPFFKDHVAVVPIKEQALSTRVCLLRRAGVPLTPVAQELASMAVSFARMLPGTAVTGESPRE, translated from the coding sequence TTGACGCAACTTCGCGTATTCGTGGCTGTCGCTGAAGCCGGCAGTCTCCGGGCGGCGGCACGCAGCCTCGGCATTGCGCAAAGCGGCGTGACGCAACAGTTGAGGAAACTCGAGACCAGCGCAGGCGGCCCCTTGTTCGAACGCGGGCATCGCGGCGCGCGCCTGACCTCGATCGGGGAGCGCTTGCGGATTCGCGCCGACGTGATTCTTGGCGAGTGCGTTCGAACCGAAAACGAAATGCGCCAGTTGCGCGGCGAGTTGACCGGCCAGGTTTCACTCGGCGCCGCGGCCGAAGCCATGATGCGACTATTTCCTGCGCTGCTGGCGAGTTTTCGCGAACGCTGTCCGCGTATTGACGTTCATCTGACCAGCGCCACGTCGCGGGTCCTGACCGCGTGGGTACGCGACGGCAGCCTGGACTTCGCCTTGGCGCTGGTATCGAACGAAGCGGATATCCATGATCTCGAGGCGACCACGCTGTTTGGATCGCCCGTCACCGTCATCGCGCGGCGTGGTCATCCGCTAGGCCGCGCGCGATCGCTGCGGGCGCTGCAGGACTGCGAGTGGGTCAGCACCCGGCCTCGCCATGCGGGCGATGTCGCGAACCGCCTGTCCACTTTGTTCGAGGACGCAGGGCTTGAACCCCCGCGTATTGCGGCCACGACCGAAGCTGTGTTCGATACTTTGCATTGCGTGGCGAACAGCGATTATCTGTCGCTCGAACCCGTGCGTCTCGCGGCACATCCGTTCTTCAAGGACCATGTGGCGGTCGTCCCGATCAAAGAGCAGGCGTTGAGTACGCGCGTATGCCTGCTGCGCCGCGCAGGCGTGCCGTTGACGCCGGTCGCGCAGGAACTGGCGTCCATGGCGGTGTCGTTTGCGCGGATGTTGCCCGGGACTGCGGTGACGGGTGAGTCGCCTCGCGAATGA
- a CDS encoding type II toxin-antitoxin system RelE/ParE family toxin codes for MITSFCCQDTRSLFEGKRVARFVNFERVAIRKLQQLHAGADLNFLRLPPGNFLEALKGNRKGQYSVRINDQWRVCFCFELGCATQVEICDYHQDYL; via the coding sequence ATGATCACTTCCTTCTGCTGCCAAGACACCCGCTCGTTGTTTGAAGGAAAGCGCGTGGCGAGATTTGTGAACTTCGAACGCGTCGCAATTCGTAAGTTGCAACAGCTTCATGCAGGAGCTGACCTCAACTTTTTGCGCCTTCCGCCCGGCAACTTTCTCGAAGCATTGAAGGGCAATCGAAAAGGACAATATAGCGTGCGCATCAATGATCAATGGCGTGTTTGCTTTTGCTTCGAGTTGGGCTGCGCCACGCAGGTTGAAATCTGCGATTACCACCAGGATTACTTATGA
- a CDS encoding HigA family addiction module antitoxin, whose product MTREIPLDTPGEILAEEWLGPMGITQYALAKAIDVPARRINEIVQGKRAITADTAVRLGAFFGVDPQSWMNLQTHYDTEQAREKLGDRLIQIRRNGVANESIASLR is encoded by the coding sequence ATGACCCGCGAAATTCCACTCGATACACCCGGCGAGATCCTCGCTGAAGAATGGCTCGGTCCAATGGGCATCACTCAGTACGCGCTCGCAAAAGCTATCGATGTTCCGGCACGTCGCATCAATGAAATTGTGCAGGGGAAACGCGCCATCACCGCCGACACAGCCGTTCGTCTCGGTGCATTTTTTGGCGTCGATCCGCAAAGCTGGATGAACCTCCAAACGCATTACGATACCGAACAGGCGCGTGAAAAGCTCGGTGATCGGCTCATCCAAATCAGGCGCAACGGTGTAGCAAACGAATCGATCGCGTCTCTGCGATAA
- a CDS encoding aldo/keto reductase produces MEYRLLGETGFKVPVLSLGTATFGGSNDFFKAWGSTDADGARSLVDIALEAGVSMFDSADVYSDGMAEEILGKAIAGRRSKVIVSTKGTFQFGSDVNSVGSTRHHLTEAINGSLKRLNTDYIDIYQLHGFDALTRVEETLRTLDDFVRAGKIRVIGCSNFSGWHLMKSLAVSDREGLARHSVHQAYYSLTGRDFEHELMPLGLDQKVSTIVWSPLGWGRLTGKIRRGSPLPENSRLHKTADMGPPVADEYVFGIVDALDAVAKETGKSVPQIALNWLLQRPTVANVIVGARDEKQFRENLGSVGWSLSAEQMAALDKASTLPLPYPYWHQRGFADRNPSPV; encoded by the coding sequence ATGGAATATCGCTTACTGGGCGAAACGGGTTTCAAAGTGCCGGTGCTGAGCCTGGGCACCGCCACGTTTGGCGGCAGCAATGATTTCTTCAAGGCGTGGGGCAGCACTGATGCCGACGGGGCGCGCAGCCTGGTCGACATTGCGCTGGAGGCGGGCGTCTCGATGTTCGACAGCGCAGACGTCTACTCGGACGGCATGGCGGAAGAGATCCTCGGCAAGGCAATTGCCGGACGCCGCTCGAAGGTGATCGTATCGACGAAAGGAACATTTCAGTTCGGCTCCGACGTGAACAGCGTTGGCTCAACCCGGCATCATTTGACGGAAGCCATCAACGGCAGCCTGAAACGCCTGAACACCGACTACATCGACATCTATCAGCTGCATGGTTTTGACGCACTGACACGCGTGGAAGAAACCTTGCGCACGCTCGACGACTTCGTGCGTGCCGGCAAGATCCGCGTGATCGGCTGCTCGAATTTTTCCGGCTGGCACTTGATGAAATCGCTGGCGGTGTCGGACCGTGAAGGGCTCGCGCGGCATTCGGTGCATCAGGCGTATTACTCGCTGACCGGACGTGATTTCGAGCATGAACTCATGCCGCTGGGACTGGACCAGAAGGTCTCGACCATTGTCTGGAGTCCGCTGGGGTGGGGGCGCCTGACAGGCAAGATCCGTCGCGGCAGCCCGTTGCCGGAGAACAGCCGCTTGCACAAGACGGCGGATATGGGACCGCCGGTTGCCGATGAATATGTCTTTGGCATTGTGGACGCGCTGGATGCCGTGGCCAAGGAAACCGGCAAGAGCGTGCCGCAGATTGCGTTGAACTGGCTGCTGCAGCGGCCGACAGTCGCGAACGTGATTGTGGGCGCTCGCGACGAGAAGCAGTTCCGCGAGAACCTGGGCAGTGTAGGGTGGTCGTTGAGTGCTGAGCAGATGGCGGCCCTGGATAAAGCGAGCACGTTGCCGCTGCCCTATCCGTACTGGCATCAACGCGGGTTCGCGGATCGCAATCCGTCGCCGGTTTAG
- the hutG gene encoding N-formylglutamate deformylase, which yields MTDLYTLHRGDAPLLISIPHVGTEIPESLRPLYTDMALTVADTDWHLDRLYDFAREMGATILGARISRYVIDLNRPSNDESLYPGQTTTGLCPGETFRGMPLYRDGAGPDSAEKARRVVTYWQPYHDALEAELARLRAAHPNVLLWEAHSIASVLPRLFEGKLPDLNIGTQDGRTAAPGALQAVTDTAARSAYTWVANGRFKGGYNTRHYGTPETGVHAIQLEMCQSTYMHETEPFDYAPEAASQVQVVVKDMVGVALDVIQGL from the coding sequence ATGACCGATCTCTACACCTTGCATCGCGGCGACGCTCCGCTGCTTATTTCCATCCCGCACGTAGGCACTGAAATTCCCGAGAGCTTGCGGCCGTTGTACACGGACATGGCGCTGACCGTCGCCGATACCGACTGGCATCTCGACCGGCTGTATGACTTCGCCCGCGAGATGGGCGCGACCATTCTGGGCGCTCGTATCTCGCGTTATGTGATCGATCTGAACCGGCCATCGAACGATGAAAGCCTATATCCGGGCCAGACGACAACGGGCCTGTGTCCGGGCGAAACCTTCCGTGGCATGCCGCTGTATCGTGATGGCGCAGGGCCCGATTCTGCCGAGAAAGCGCGGCGCGTAGTGACCTACTGGCAGCCGTATCACGACGCGCTTGAAGCAGAACTCGCTCGGTTGCGGGCGGCTCATCCGAACGTGTTGCTGTGGGAGGCGCATTCCATTGCAAGCGTGTTGCCGCGTTTGTTCGAGGGCAAGCTTCCTGATCTGAACATCGGAACGCAGGATGGGCGCACGGCGGCGCCGGGTGCCTTGCAAGCCGTCACGGACACCGCCGCGCGGAGCGCCTATACATGGGTCGCTAACGGCCGTTTCAAGGGCGGCTACAACACGCGTCACTATGGAACGCCGGAGACCGGCGTCCACGCAATACAACTGGAAATGTGCCAGTCGACTTACATGCATGAGACGGAACCGTTCGATTACGCGCCCGAAGCCGCCAGTCAGGTTCAGGTGGTGGTGAAGGACATGGTGGGCGTGGCGCTGGATGTGATCCAGGGGCTGTAA
- a CDS encoding oxidoreductase, with translation MMNRDNPVWLITGCSTGFGRELAKLVLERGWRAVVTARDPSKLADLAEGHGDHALVLQLDVTDRKQIADVVAKSQKHFGRIDALVNNAGYGYLAAIEEGEDDAVRAMFETNVFGLVDMTKAVLPVMRAQKSGLIVNISSIGGITSFAATGYYHGTKYAVEGISESLAIEVKPLGIDVLVVEPGPFRTNWAGPSIKQSATRIDDYAATAGERRKQTEARSGNQAGDPVRAAQAIIDAALSDTPPLRLLLGKTALELARKKVASLTQDFDAWEKTTIGADFPEGSS, from the coding sequence ATGATGAATCGAGACAACCCCGTATGGCTCATCACCGGCTGCTCGACTGGCTTCGGCCGTGAGCTGGCAAAACTTGTGCTGGAACGCGGATGGCGCGCCGTGGTGACGGCACGGGACCCGTCCAAGCTTGCGGATCTGGCCGAAGGCCATGGGGACCACGCGCTTGTGCTGCAACTTGACGTGACCGATCGCAAGCAGATCGCCGATGTTGTCGCTAAGTCGCAGAAGCATTTTGGCCGTATTGATGCACTCGTGAATAACGCGGGTTACGGTTATCTGGCGGCGATTGAAGAAGGCGAGGACGACGCCGTACGCGCGATGTTCGAGACCAACGTATTTGGTCTGGTCGACATGACGAAGGCCGTGTTGCCCGTCATGCGCGCGCAAAAAAGCGGTCTCATCGTCAACATTTCGTCGATAGGCGGGATCACGAGTTTCGCGGCCACGGGCTATTACCACGGCACAAAATACGCGGTGGAAGGCATCTCGGAGTCGCTGGCAATCGAAGTAAAACCGCTGGGTATTGACGTGCTCGTGGTTGAGCCCGGACCGTTCCGCACCAACTGGGCCGGCCCGTCGATCAAGCAGTCGGCTACGCGCATTGATGACTATGCTGCTACCGCGGGCGAGCGCCGCAAGCAGACCGAAGCGCGCAGCGGTAATCAGGCGGGCGATCCGGTGCGCGCGGCGCAGGCGATCATTGACGCGGCACTCTCGGACACCCCGCCGTTGCGCCTGTTGCTCGGCAAAACAGCGCTTGAACTGGCGCGCAAGAAAGTCGCTTCGCTGACTCAAGACTTTGATGCGTGGGAAAAGACGACTATTGGCGCTGACTTCCCGGAAGGCTCGAGCTAA
- a CDS encoding EAL domain-containing protein — translation MMTQPGEHRLCQRVRDGLRAGEFQLAFQGVYHTRTGALSSAEALIRWMHPQYGMLLPGAFISAVSDPDVALDMTHFVIDSTCSHLASWQREGLPMFPIAVNVPPSVVAGGSFVRRLEHSARSHGVVPGLFQVELSETEDATKILASKGLMGALREIGVDIAIDDFGTGYSSLAMLSALDVDVVKLAKELLVEVPDNPRACEVVSAIFNLLERLAVAVVVEGVETAAQALWLARWPNVLAQGFYYARPTFGLSNIPGCKLAPERHLQLVG, via the coding sequence ATGATGACCCAACCTGGCGAGCACCGCCTATGTCAGCGGGTGCGTGATGGCTTGCGTGCCGGCGAGTTTCAGCTTGCGTTTCAGGGCGTATATCACACAAGGACGGGTGCTTTGTCGAGCGCCGAGGCCTTGATTCGCTGGATGCATCCGCAATACGGAATGTTGTTGCCGGGCGCGTTTATCAGCGCGGTTTCCGATCCGGACGTGGCGTTGGACATGACGCATTTTGTTATCGACAGCACGTGTTCTCACCTTGCGTCATGGCAACGCGAAGGGCTTCCGATGTTTCCCATCGCGGTCAACGTGCCGCCTTCGGTGGTGGCCGGCGGGAGCTTTGTGCGGCGGCTGGAGCATTCCGCGCGCTCGCACGGCGTTGTGCCGGGACTGTTTCAGGTTGAGTTGTCCGAGACGGAAGACGCGACAAAAATCCTGGCTTCGAAGGGACTGATGGGTGCGTTGCGCGAGATTGGCGTGGATATAGCCATCGACGATTTCGGCACTGGATATTCGTCACTTGCCATGCTGAGCGCGCTCGACGTGGATGTGGTCAAACTGGCAAAGGAATTGCTCGTGGAGGTGCCGGACAATCCGAGGGCGTGCGAGGTGGTGTCCGCGATATTCAACCTGCTGGAAAGGCTGGCTGTGGCGGTGGTAGTGGAGGGCGTAGAGACGGCGGCGCAAGCGCTGTGGCTGGCGCGCTGGCCGAACGTATTGGCACAAGGTTTCTATTACGCGCGGCCGACGTTCGGGCTGTCGAATATTCCCGGGTGCAAACTCGCGCCTGAGAGGCACCTGCAACTCGTAGGCTAA
- a CDS encoding ABC transporter ATP-binding protein, producing the protein MTTPLLQLDGLSIGFGDKTVVRDLNLSIGRGERVALVGESGSGKSVTALSILGLADNARQTGRILLDGDDLLHKTEQQMRGIRGRDVAMVFQEPMTALNPLFTIGKQIAESLRLHEGLRPNAARQRGIELLRRTGIPEPERRIDSFPHQLSGGQRQRAMIAMALACRPRLLLADEPTTALDVTVRQQIVELLIGLQEQEAAERGMAVLLITHDLNLVKRFAQRVAVMENGVLVETNSTAELFANPQHPYTRRLLNSEPERAIDPIDSDARRVLEVQGLSVDYRTSVKGWRSAFSKSSFRALQDVGITLRCGETLGIVGESGSGKSTLAAAILGLQRPSEGLIHIDGQPLSALKSMNSRRMVSSRLQVVFQDPYGSLSPRMTIEQIVGEGIALHRPEVTVAARRQRVVALLQEVGMPADVLPRYPQEFSGGQRQRIAIARALAVEPELLVLDEPTSALDVSIQQQVLNLLTRLQKKYGLTYLFITHDLAVMRAMAHRVAVMKAGRIVETGDTMDVLQAPAHPYTQALLAASMVAGAA; encoded by the coding sequence GTGACCACCCCTCTATTGCAACTCGACGGTTTATCGATTGGCTTCGGCGACAAGACTGTCGTACGGGACCTGAATCTTTCTATCGGGCGTGGCGAACGCGTGGCGCTGGTGGGCGAATCTGGATCGGGCAAGAGCGTCACGGCGTTATCCATTCTGGGCCTGGCGGACAACGCTCGCCAGACGGGGCGCATCCTGCTGGACGGTGACGATCTCCTGCACAAGACAGAGCAACAGATGCGCGGCATTCGCGGCCGCGACGTTGCCATGGTCTTCCAGGAGCCGATGACCGCGCTCAACCCGTTGTTCACCATCGGCAAGCAGATCGCAGAAAGCCTGCGTCTGCACGAAGGTTTGCGTCCTAACGCGGCACGTCAGCGCGGTATTGAGTTGTTGCGGCGTACCGGTATCCCCGAACCGGAACGGCGTATTGACAGCTTCCCGCATCAACTGTCGGGTGGCCAGCGGCAACGCGCGATGATCGCGATGGCGCTCGCGTGCCGCCCGCGCTTGCTGCTCGCCGATGAACCGACGACGGCCCTTGATGTGACCGTGCGCCAGCAGATCGTGGAATTGCTGATCGGTTTGCAGGAGCAGGAAGCGGCCGAGCGCGGCATGGCGGTGCTGCTGATCACGCACGACTTGAACCTGGTCAAGCGTTTCGCACAGCGTGTGGCGGTGATGGAAAATGGCGTGCTGGTAGAAACCAATTCGACCGCGGAACTGTTCGCGAATCCGCAGCATCCGTACACCCGTCGTCTTCTCAATAGCGAGCCCGAACGCGCGATCGATCCAATCGATTCGGACGCGCGGCGGGTGCTCGAAGTGCAGGGACTGTCGGTGGACTACCGGACTTCGGTGAAAGGCTGGCGCTCGGCGTTTTCGAAGTCTTCGTTCCGTGCTTTGCAAGACGTCGGCATCACATTAAGGTGCGGCGAAACGCTTGGCATAGTCGGCGAATCCGGATCGGGAAAGTCCACGCTCGCCGCCGCTATCCTGGGGCTGCAAAGGCCGTCGGAAGGGTTGATTCATATCGACGGGCAGCCCTTGTCCGCACTCAAGAGCATGAACTCGAGGCGGATGGTGTCGTCGCGGCTGCAGGTGGTATTTCAGGACCCCTACGGATCGTTGTCACCGCGCATGACGATCGAACAGATCGTGGGCGAAGGGATTGCGTTGCACCGGCCGGAAGTGACGGTGGCGGCGCGTCGCCAACGCGTGGTGGCGCTGCTCCAGGAAGTCGGCATGCCGGCCGATGTTTTGCCCCGGTACCCTCAAGAATTTTCCGGTGGCCAGCGCCAACGTATAGCCATTGCCCGGGCGCTGGCGGTCGAGCCGGAACTGCTTGTGCTGGATGAACCCACGAGCGCGCTCGATGTATCGATACAGCAGCAGGTGCTCAACCTGCTCACTCGGCTGCAGAAAAAATACGGCCTGACCTATCTGTTCATCACGCACGATCTTGCCGTGATGCGCGCGATGGCGCACAGGGTAGCGGTCATGAAAGCCGGGCGGATTGTGGAAACGGGCGACACTATGGATGTTTTGCAAGCGCCTGCGCATCCGTATACGCAGGCGCTGCTTGCGGCTTCCATGGTAGCGGGCGCGGCTTAA
- a CDS encoding ABC transporter permease, whose product MSSSTPVSSSTGWTGESMNVSVNPVMGGPAATILPPSDSPGRRVWLRFKAQRLGYWSTIVFVALFVISLLGEVLANDKPLLIRYEGHYYFPIVKDYSEKVFGGDFPARANYLDPYIRDRLESKGNFAIYPPNHFHYDTVDYFATTPNPAPPSAANWIGTDQFGRDVFSRLLYGFRLSVLMALALTVSGVLLGVLTGAVQGFYGGRTDLIGQRLIEIWSSMPDLYLLIIFASIFEPTLWLLFILLSAFGWLTLSDYVRAEFLRNRSLDYVRAARTMGLSNWQIMWRHVLPNSLTPVITFLPFRMSAAILALTSLDFLGLGVPAPTPSLGELLAEGKNNLDAWWISGAAFGGLVVTLLLLTFMGDALRNALDTRTRGSAFGGARK is encoded by the coding sequence ATGTCCTCGTCGACCCCCGTATCCAGTTCGACCGGCTGGACCGGTGAGAGCATGAACGTCTCCGTGAATCCGGTCATGGGGGGCCCTGCGGCCACTATCTTGCCGCCGTCCGATTCACCGGGCCGGCGCGTATGGTTGCGTTTCAAGGCGCAGCGGCTGGGCTACTGGAGCACGATTGTGTTCGTGGCGTTGTTCGTCATCAGCCTGCTGGGCGAAGTGCTGGCGAACGACAAACCGCTGTTGATCCGCTACGAAGGGCACTACTATTTCCCGATCGTGAAGGACTATTCGGAGAAAGTATTCGGCGGCGATTTCCCGGCACGGGCGAACTATCTCGACCCGTACATTCGCGACCGGCTGGAATCGAAGGGTAACTTTGCGATCTATCCGCCGAATCATTTTCACTACGACACCGTCGACTATTTCGCGACCACGCCCAATCCCGCGCCGCCTTCGGCCGCCAACTGGATCGGGACGGACCAGTTCGGCCGCGACGTGTTTTCGCGCCTGCTGTACGGTTTCCGGCTCTCTGTGCTCATGGCACTGGCACTCACGGTCTCGGGCGTCTTGCTGGGCGTCCTGACGGGCGCAGTGCAGGGGTTCTACGGTGGTCGCACCGACTTGATCGGCCAGCGCCTGATAGAGATCTGGAGTTCGATGCCCGACCTGTATCTGCTGATCATCTTCGCGTCCATTTTCGAGCCGACCTTGTGGCTGCTGTTCATCCTGCTCTCGGCGTTCGGATGGCTCACGTTGTCGGACTACGTGCGCGCCGAATTCCTGCGCAACCGTTCGCTTGACTACGTTCGCGCGGCTCGCACCATGGGTTTGTCGAACTGGCAGATCATGTGGCGTCATGTGTTGCCCAACAGTCTGACTCCGGTGATCACCTTCCTGCCGTTTCGCATGAGCGCGGCGATTCTCGCGCTGACCAGCCTCGACTTTCTCGGACTTGGCGTGCCAGCCCCCACGCCGAGCCTGGGCGAGTTGCTAGCCGAAGGAAAAAACAATCTCGATGCATGGTGGATCTCCGGCGCGGCGTTCGGTGGCCTTGTCGTCACCTTGCTGCTGCTGACCTTCATGGGCGACGCGTTACGCAACGCGCTCGATACCCGCACGCGCGGTTCCGCATTCGGAGGGGCACGGAAGTGA
- a CDS encoding microcin C ABC transporter permease YejB → MAAYILRRMLLMIPTLIGVLTLTFVVTQFVPGGPVEQILIQMRHGGSHGEAGGAGGYHGSQGVDPQQVEQLKKEFGFDKPPLVRYVSMLRNYVSFNLGQSYYQHQSVWAVIRSKLPVSITLGLWTVLLTYLIAVPLGISKAVRNGSRFDTATSVLVLTGYAIPGFVLGVLLLMLFGGGTLWQVFPMRGLTSDDFDQLSMAGKVLDYLWHIALPVTASVVGNFAIVTILTKNTFLEEISRQYVLTARAKGAPQRDVLWKHVLRNAMIPLLTGLPAAFVGAFLNGNLLIETLFSLDGMGQLSYDSVIRRDYPVVLGSLYLFTLIGLVTKLIADVCYVLVDPRIQFDRLDR, encoded by the coding sequence ATGGCCGCTTATATTCTCAGACGCATGTTGCTGATGATCCCCACGCTGATCGGTGTGCTTACGCTGACTTTTGTCGTGACGCAGTTCGTACCGGGTGGCCCGGTAGAGCAGATCCTGATCCAGATGCGCCACGGCGGCAGCCACGGCGAGGCGGGCGGGGCCGGTGGATATCACGGCAGCCAGGGGGTGGACCCGCAGCAGGTCGAGCAACTCAAGAAGGAATTCGGCTTCGACAAGCCGCCGCTCGTGCGCTACGTGAGCATGCTCAGGAACTACGTGAGTTTCAATCTCGGTCAGTCGTATTACCAGCATCAGAGCGTCTGGGCAGTGATCCGTTCGAAGTTGCCAGTGTCAATCACGCTGGGACTCTGGACCGTGCTGCTGACCTATCTCATTGCCGTGCCGCTGGGGATTTCGAAGGCCGTGCGAAACGGCTCTCGCTTCGATACCGCCACGAGCGTGCTCGTGCTGACCGGCTACGCCATTCCCGGTTTCGTGCTGGGCGTGCTGCTGCTGATGTTGTTCGGTGGCGGTACGTTGTGGCAGGTGTTCCCCATGCGCGGCCTCACCTCCGATGACTTCGACCAACTCAGCATGGCGGGCAAGGTACTCGATTATTTGTGGCATATCGCGTTGCCGGTGACGGCTTCGGTGGTCGGCAACTTTGCGATCGTCACCATCCTGACGAAGAACACGTTCCTCGAAGAGATCAGCCGGCAATACGTGCTGACCGCACGCGCAAAAGGCGCGCCGCAACGTGACGTGCTCTGGAAGCACGTGCTGCGTAACGCGATGATTCCGCTGCTGACGGGGCTGCCAGCGGCGTTCGTGGGCGCGTTCCTCAATGGCAACCTGCTGATCGAGACATTGTTTTCGCTCGATGGCATGGGCCAGCTTTCCTATGACTCGGTGATCCGGCGCGACTATCCCGTCGTGCTCGGTTCGCTTTACCTGTTCACCCTGATTGGTCTTGTGACCAAGCTTATTGCGGACGTCTGTTATGTCCTCGTCGACCCCCGTATCCAGTTCGACCGGCTGGACCGGTGA